The following are from one region of the Streptomyces rubrogriseus genome:
- a CDS encoding DUF6183 family protein, whose product MSHNEETPGVGASDGQQGERPGPESQHLVELEPRGMYEAAEKLCRTTTGDGPLEASAARAVGRIAETLADTRSRDSVTFAVDLVNRLLSEGTVPPGEGDRLLRSVAARLAKAQHLRDIEPLFCEVPEAIQDPAVELRACLLGELALIGSGAGRRSLEAYAEKLRELGHPLARLPGARLDIEHRFAVRVRGLGSIKTAKQLRSRFPEAPSTDGGAAVGRGAEDARDGGRVNAAARPFAAGGWAREPEARFFTLPSPLSPDDFGISFIKELPLRCLAGEGSRRGSALACVTTPDDVLNELFSASYVGGVNGQGQGGAYARLYAWESLYALMGLPTGVPLLEAVRRAADHRWLRFMAFTDWFHHDTSDLAFAVLDPTRTRVAVLAATDTDVHCDALG is encoded by the coding sequence GTGAGCCACAACGAAGAGACACCCGGCGTCGGCGCTTCCGACGGACAGCAAGGGGAGCGGCCCGGGCCGGAGTCGCAGCATCTGGTTGAGCTCGAACCGAGGGGAATGTACGAAGCGGCGGAGAAGCTGTGCCGGACGACGACCGGCGATGGCCCCCTTGAAGCCTCGGCGGCGCGAGCTGTCGGGCGGATCGCCGAGACTCTGGCCGACACGCGTTCCCGGGACAGTGTGACGTTCGCTGTGGACCTCGTGAATCGGCTGCTGTCCGAAGGGACCGTGCCTCCCGGCGAAGGCGATCGACTGCTGCGTTCCGTGGCGGCGAGGCTGGCCAAGGCTCAGCATCTGCGCGACATCGAGCCTCTGTTCTGTGAGGTGCCGGAAGCGATTCAGGATCCGGCAGTCGAGCTACGGGCCTGTCTCCTCGGAGAGCTGGCGCTGATCGGCTCGGGGGCCGGTCGCCGCTCCCTGGAGGCGTACGCCGAGAAGCTGCGTGAGCTGGGGCATCCGCTGGCTCGGCTGCCGGGGGCGCGACTGGACATCGAGCACCGTTTCGCCGTTCGTGTCCGGGGGCTGGGGTCGATCAAGACCGCGAAGCAGCTACGGTCGCGTTTCCCGGAGGCTCCCTCGACCGACGGCGGCGCCGCCGTCGGCCGCGGGGCCGAGGACGCCCGGGACGGCGGTCGGGTGAACGCGGCCGCCCGACCGTTCGCGGCCGGCGGCTGGGCCCGTGAGCCCGAGGCACGGTTCTTCACGCTGCCGAGCCCGCTCAGCCCCGACGACTTCGGCATCTCCTTCATCAAGGAACTGCCCTTGCGCTGTCTGGCGGGTGAGGGCAGCCGCCGGGGGAGCGCGCTCGCCTGCGTGACGACACCCGACGATGTGCTCAACGAACTGTTCTCGGCTTCGTACGTCGGCGGAGTGAACGGCCAGGGGCAGGGCGGAGCGTACGCGCGGCTGTATGCCTGGGAGAGTCTCTACGCGCTCATGGGGTTGCCCACCGGTGTACCCCTCTTGGAGGCGGTGCGGCGCGCGGCGGATCACCGGTGGTTGCGGTTCATGGCGTTCACGGACTGGTTCCACCACGACACCTCGGACCTGGCTTTCGCCGTGCTCGATCCCACCCGGACTCGGGTCGCGGTGCTGGCGGCTACCGATACCGATGTCCACTGCGATGCTCTCGGATAG
- a CDS encoding McrC family protein — protein MTDVHLVEHGPARIVPLPHAAGRALAELKAVDATPDPHEPELWRLKAGSKVGAVTLDVPGGETVRLRITPKLPVRRLFFLVGYSRDPGGWRDGDVDVGGHDELLPAIAHTVERQTDRALRQGLLQGYRYTEATEFVVRGRIREADQIRRRFGAPFPAEIAYDEFSTDIAENRILRAAVERLLRVDGVPGAVRTRLMHQRARLAEVTPLAKGQSLPGWQPSRLNARYHRALRLAELVLDNASVEHLPGGVRMNGFLFDMNTVFEDFVCVGLREALSVYGGHAALQASDVYLDEAELIRMRPDLIWYDDSGASQVVADAKYKLGKPHGYPDADLYQILAYSTSLGLNNGHLVYAKGNAPHAGHLVRHSGIALHQHALDLDQPSSTLIKSIHALAARMVQPRSG, from the coding sequence GTGACCGACGTTCACCTCGTCGAGCATGGACCGGCACGCATCGTCCCCCTTCCGCACGCGGCGGGGCGGGCCCTGGCAGAGTTGAAGGCCGTGGATGCCACGCCCGACCCCCACGAGCCGGAGCTGTGGCGGCTGAAGGCGGGAAGCAAGGTCGGGGCAGTGACACTCGACGTCCCAGGAGGCGAGACCGTGAGATTGCGGATCACGCCGAAACTGCCCGTTCGGCGTCTGTTCTTCCTCGTCGGTTACAGCCGCGACCCCGGCGGCTGGCGAGACGGAGACGTGGACGTCGGCGGACACGACGAACTGCTGCCCGCCATCGCCCACACCGTCGAACGACAGACGGACCGGGCGCTGCGGCAAGGGCTTCTGCAGGGCTACCGGTACACCGAAGCCACGGAGTTCGTCGTACGTGGTCGGATTCGCGAGGCCGACCAGATCCGGCGCCGGTTCGGTGCGCCGTTCCCCGCCGAGATCGCGTACGACGAGTTCAGCACGGACATCGCCGAGAACCGCATTCTGCGCGCCGCGGTGGAACGCCTCCTACGCGTGGACGGTGTGCCCGGTGCCGTACGGACACGCCTTATGCACCAGCGCGCCAGGCTCGCGGAGGTCACTCCACTGGCGAAGGGGCAGTCGCTCCCCGGCTGGCAGCCGAGTCGTTTGAACGCCCGGTATCACCGCGCTCTCCGCCTGGCGGAACTTGTACTGGACAATGCATCTGTCGAACATCTGCCGGGCGGGGTGCGGATGAACGGCTTCCTCTTCGATATGAACACGGTCTTCGAGGACTTCGTCTGCGTCGGGCTCCGGGAGGCCCTGAGTGTGTACGGTGGGCACGCTGCGCTGCAGGCCAGTGATGTGTACCTGGATGAAGCCGAGCTCATCCGAATGCGACCGGACCTCATCTGGTACGACGATTCGGGAGCCTCACAGGTCGTGGCCGACGCCAAATACAAGCTGGGCAAGCCACACGGCTATCCCGATGCCGACCTGTACCAAATATTGGCGTATTCCACTTCCCTGGGCCTCAACAATGGCCACCTGGTGTACGCCAAGGGCAACGCACCGCATGCGGGCCATTTGGTGAGGCACTCTGGGATCGCGCTGCATCAACATGCACTTGATCTTGACCAGCCCTCGTCGACGCTTATAAAAAGCATCCATGCACTGGCCGCACGCATGGTGCAACCTCGATCGGGTTGA
- a CDS encoding DUF6531 domain-containing protein: MLDLDKDPTPGDPQRVRRLAKVLHDFADDVSDALRLVKNMAGESTLAEWTGKSATVFKEEFSGVPKNLKKLEKSYGMCGDALSDFWPKLERAQALADKALVKAREARADLSSAQSKLSSADSWVTRASKEADKYKDDPTGSKSDADKPDEAKVRAATRDVQHAKTAQTNAQSAVDTAQSALDAAKKMAEDARQMREDAAREAKTKIDEASDAGIQNRSWWEDIGDWVSDNWDTIVAVCKIVVTVVGVIAMIIGGPILAAIVVVAALVVLADTLNKYRKGQASLWDVGFAALDCIPGVKGITTLGKLAAGAKALGKGGLKAMAKGLGRGLRKGADDAVGKSKPAKGRCKNGDPVDMVSGEMLVEETDAELPGLLPLVLRRTHLSTYNWGSWFGPSWASTFDERLELDGEGVVFAAEDGMILVYPVPAPGTSVMPTEGPRWPLDWNGSPESPLRITDPASGRTRHFAPLAGPVAAYEAFTLPLAAVTDRGGRRIDIDRDDTGTPVAVRDSGGRHVHIDTEGNRVVGLRLRDEETGPDGTTLRRYGYSPEGHLTEIYNSSGLPLRYDYDLQGRITSWTDRNGTWYRFTYDDQDRCIRGEGADGFLSCSVAYDPEGRETRYADSLGHTTTYRYNERRQVVAQTDPLGNTTHAEWDAYNRLLSRTNPLGHTSRYSYDERGNLISVVRPDGTVTTCEYDSSDRPLWITLPNGGRRGYAYDEHGHPAATVDADGAVTTYAHEPSGGLLGVTNALGATHRVHPGPLGLPDSVTAPLGGTSHVTRDAFGRIVGTVDAAGAATRTTWTVEGYPAERVMADGSGESWSYDGEGNILRYTGLDGRSTTHTFTHFDRIRSRTEADGSTTWFAYDTELRLTSVTSASGAVWSYTYDPAGRLVREVDFNGRAVAYTYDAAGRLIRRTNGAGEITSYVRDACGRVVERRSGEAIATFAYDSSGQLVTAVTPETTLTFERDIVGRIVSEECNGRAVHTSYDALGRRTERRTPSGAVSHWEWDANNRPTRVRLADSSLSFAYGTSGHETERRLGETAVLTQEWDAGHRLTEQRVLGGPSSDTASPDEVLLHRSYTYGPDGGLTAVEDQTHGTRRFSRDRLGRVEAVSATGWSERYAYDAAGNVSRADAPEGPQGERVHDGTLIRRAGHITYVHDAQGRLVRQARKLLSGGTREWTYVWDAEDRLTQVTTPDGRRWAYVYDGLGRRVAKRLLSDGGLPVEETVFTWDGSHLVEQRSSAGGPTRSWEWAPGTDRALLQIDQDEVDRRFYAIVTDLVGTPTELVDEEGRVAWRARTTLWGTPVGGPAGPVDCPLRFPGQYHDPETGLHYNFRRYYDPENARYISPDPLGLAPAPNHHAYVLDPLRWTDPWGLVSCESSRHGITEEREAHIEGQHGPGAQDRVRDNADPTGPEPSLPGEFYEDFFWEGDDFVLGRRLREGIDGTPAIPNPRARAGQDSHLHRFEHGEPVGINGSGRETRDVEVVIRDGHIHTAYPV; the protein is encoded by the coding sequence GTGCTTGATCTGGACAAGGACCCGACCCCCGGCGATCCGCAACGAGTGCGCAGGCTGGCGAAAGTCCTGCACGACTTCGCCGACGACGTGTCCGACGCCCTGCGCCTGGTCAAGAACATGGCGGGCGAGAGCACACTCGCGGAGTGGACGGGCAAGTCGGCCACGGTCTTCAAGGAGGAGTTCTCGGGCGTCCCGAAGAACTTGAAAAAGCTGGAGAAGTCCTACGGGATGTGCGGCGACGCCCTCTCGGACTTCTGGCCGAAGCTGGAGCGCGCCCAGGCTCTGGCGGACAAGGCGCTGGTGAAGGCGCGCGAAGCCCGTGCCGACCTCTCCTCGGCACAGTCGAAGCTCTCCTCGGCCGACTCCTGGGTGACCCGGGCGTCCAAGGAGGCCGACAAGTACAAGGACGACCCGACCGGCAGCAAGTCGGACGCCGACAAGCCGGACGAGGCGAAGGTGCGGGCGGCCACCCGGGACGTCCAGCATGCCAAGACGGCGCAGACGAACGCGCAGTCGGCCGTCGATACCGCCCAGAGTGCCCTGGACGCGGCGAAGAAGATGGCCGAAGACGCCCGCCAAATGCGCGAGGACGCCGCTCGCGAGGCCAAGACCAAGATCGACGAGGCGTCCGACGCCGGCATCCAGAACCGATCGTGGTGGGAGGACATCGGCGACTGGGTCTCGGACAACTGGGACACCATCGTCGCGGTCTGCAAGATCGTCGTGACCGTGGTCGGCGTTATCGCGATGATCATCGGCGGACCGATCCTGGCCGCGATCGTCGTCGTGGCCGCCCTCGTCGTCCTCGCCGACACACTCAACAAATACCGCAAAGGCCAAGCGTCACTGTGGGACGTGGGATTCGCGGCCCTGGACTGCATACCGGGCGTCAAGGGCATCACCACACTCGGCAAGCTCGCGGCAGGAGCGAAAGCCCTGGGCAAGGGTGGCCTCAAGGCGATGGCCAAGGGCCTCGGACGAGGCCTGCGCAAGGGAGCCGACGACGCGGTCGGCAAGAGCAAGCCGGCCAAGGGGCGCTGCAAGAACGGCGACCCCGTCGACATGGTCTCCGGCGAGATGCTCGTGGAGGAGACCGACGCCGAGCTTCCCGGGCTCCTCCCGCTCGTGCTGCGGCGTACGCATCTGTCGACATACAACTGGGGTTCGTGGTTCGGCCCATCGTGGGCCTCGACGTTCGACGAACGTCTCGAACTGGACGGCGAAGGCGTCGTCTTCGCCGCTGAAGACGGCATGATCCTCGTGTATCCCGTGCCCGCCCCCGGTACGTCGGTCATGCCGACGGAGGGCCCGCGCTGGCCGCTGGACTGGAACGGCTCCCCCGAGAGCCCCCTCCGCATCACCGACCCAGCCTCCGGACGCACCCGCCACTTCGCCCCGCTCGCCGGACCCGTCGCCGCGTACGAGGCGTTCACCCTTCCCCTGGCCGCCGTGACCGACCGCGGTGGACGGCGCATCGACATCGACCGGGACGACACCGGCACCCCCGTCGCCGTCCGCGACTCCGGCGGCCGCCATGTGCACATCGACACCGAGGGCAACCGCGTAGTCGGCCTGCGGCTGCGCGACGAGGAGACGGGGCCGGACGGCACGACGCTGCGGCGCTACGGCTACAGCCCCGAGGGTCACCTGACGGAGATCTACAACTCCAGCGGTCTTCCCCTCAGGTACGACTATGACCTCCAGGGACGCATCACATCTTGGACCGACCGCAACGGCACCTGGTACCGCTTCACCTACGACGACCAGGACCGTTGCATACGCGGTGAAGGCGCCGACGGGTTCCTGTCCTGCTCCGTCGCCTACGACCCGGAAGGCCGGGAGACCCGCTACGCCGACTCGCTCGGCCACACCACGACCTACCGGTACAACGAGCGCCGGCAGGTCGTCGCCCAGACCGACCCGCTCGGCAACACCACCCACGCCGAGTGGGACGCGTACAACCGGCTGCTCTCACGCACGAATCCGCTGGGCCACACGTCCCGTTACAGCTACGACGAGCGTGGCAACCTCATCTCCGTGGTCCGTCCCGACGGCACGGTCACCACCTGTGAGTACGACTCCTCCGACCGTCCTCTGTGGATCACGTTGCCGAACGGCGGCAGGAGAGGCTACGCGTATGACGAGCACGGCCACCCGGCGGCGACCGTAGACGCCGATGGTGCCGTCACCACCTACGCCCATGAACCCTCCGGTGGACTGCTCGGCGTCACCAACGCCCTGGGAGCGACCCACCGCGTCCACCCGGGACCGCTGGGGCTGCCCGACTCCGTCACCGCGCCACTGGGCGGTACGTCGCACGTCACCCGCGACGCCTTCGGCCGCATCGTGGGTACCGTCGACGCCGCAGGCGCGGCGACACGCACCACTTGGACGGTGGAGGGCTACCCCGCCGAGCGCGTCATGGCCGACGGCAGCGGCGAAAGCTGGTCCTACGACGGCGAGGGCAACATCCTCCGCTACACCGGCCTCGACGGCCGGAGCACGACCCACACCTTCACCCACTTCGACCGGATCCGCTCCAGGACGGAGGCGGACGGTTCGACGACGTGGTTCGCGTACGACACCGAACTGCGGCTCACCTCCGTGACGAGCGCGTCGGGTGCGGTGTGGTCGTACACATACGACCCGGCGGGCCGCCTCGTCCGAGAAGTGGATTTCAACGGCCGCGCCGTCGCCTACACCTACGACGCCGCGGGCCGTCTGATCCGGCGCACCAACGGCGCCGGCGAGATCACCTCCTATGTGCGGGACGCGTGCGGCCGGGTCGTGGAGCGACGATCCGGCGAGGCGATCGCAACCTTCGCCTACGACTCCTCGGGACAGCTCGTCACGGCGGTCACCCCTGAGACGACACTCACTTTCGAACGCGACATCGTGGGCCGCATCGTCTCCGAAGAGTGCAACGGCCGCGCGGTCCACACGTCGTACGACGCACTCGGCCGGCGGACGGAACGCCGGACTCCGTCGGGCGCCGTCAGTCATTGGGAATGGGACGCGAACAACCGGCCGACCCGGGTCCGGCTCGCCGACAGCTCTCTGTCCTTCGCCTACGGGACCTCGGGCCACGAGACCGAGCGGCGGCTCGGGGAGACGGCGGTACTGACGCAGGAGTGGGACGCCGGCCACCGGCTGACCGAGCAGAGGGTCCTCGGTGGACCGTCATCCGACACGGCTTCGCCGGACGAGGTCCTGCTGCACCGCTCGTACACGTACGGACCGGACGGCGGCCTGACCGCCGTCGAGGACCAGACCCACGGCACCCGCCGGTTCAGCCGTGATCGTCTCGGCCGGGTGGAGGCGGTCTCCGCCACCGGGTGGTCCGAGCGCTACGCCTACGACGCGGCGGGCAACGTCAGCCGGGCGGACGCACCGGAGGGCCCGCAGGGGGAACGGGTCCACGACGGCACACTCATCCGCAGGGCCGGACACATCACCTACGTCCACGACGCACAGGGGCGCCTCGTGCGGCAGGCGCGCAAGCTGCTGTCCGGGGGGACGCGGGAGTGGACCTACGTGTGGGACGCCGAGGACCGGCTCACTCAGGTCACGACCCCGGATGGTCGTCGCTGGGCGTACGTCTACGACGGCCTGGGCCGCCGCGTCGCCAAGCGCCTGCTGTCCGACGGGGGTCTGCCGGTCGAGGAGACGGTCTTCACCTGGGACGGCTCCCACCTGGTGGAACAGCGCAGTTCCGCCGGCGGTCCCACCCGAAGCTGGGAATGGGCTCCCGGCACCGACCGTGCGCTGCTGCAGATCGACCAGGACGAGGTCGACCGCCGCTTCTACGCCATCGTCACCGACCTGGTCGGCACCCCCACCGAGCTGGTCGACGAGGAGGGCCGGGTCGCCTGGCGGGCGCGCACGACGCTGTGGGGCACGCCTGTGGGTGGTCCCGCCGGTCCGGTCGACTGCCCGCTGCGCTTCCCGGGCCAGTACCACGACCCGGAAACCGGCCTCCATTACAACTTCCGGCGCTACTACGACCCCGAGAACGCCCGCTACATCAGCCCGGACCCCCTGGGTCTCGCTCCCGCGCCGAACCACCACGCCTACGTCCTCGACCCCCTTCGCTGGACCGACCCGTGGGGGCTGGTGAGCTGCGAGAGCAGCAGGCACGGCATCACGGAGGAGCGCGAGGCCCACATCGAGGGCCAGCACGGCCCCGGCGCCCAGGACCGCGTGCGGGACAATGCCGACCCCACCGGGCCGGAGCCCTCACTGCCAGGTGAGTTCTACGAGGACTTCTTCTGGGAGGGCGACGACTTCGTCCTCGGCCGGCGGCTCCGCGAGGGCATCGACGGCACTCCCGCCATCCCCAACCCGCGCGCCAGGGCAGGACAAGACAGCCACCTGCACCGCTTCGAACACGGAGAGCCCGTGGGCATCAACGGCAGCGGGCGGGAGACCAGGGACGTGGAAGTCGTCATCCGCGACGGCCATATCCATACGGCGTATCCGGTCTGA
- a CDS encoding DUF4231 domain-containing protein, protein MTDDQRLRSSDLPELFRVADAASLEGQRLYIRGTRLRLVLAVTAAVLAAASLEIGDGWDLPALMVAVVFLGTLVLEIWLLGRSPERDWYDGRALAESVKTLSWRYAVAAAPFSASLTDEDAERHYVSEAEKLIDDAPATSVIVTGPLGVTDAMRGLRHTGLTARRDLYLKNRIGDQLTWYSTKARFNADRARRWRLALILIEALGLIVAVLRASGVVDVDLPGILAALLGAGTAWLAVRQYDAQARAYAFAAKDLGTIHNGLRTIDSETEWAVHAADAEEAISREHTMWRASRGAYGG, encoded by the coding sequence GTGACCGACGACCAGCGCCTGCGCAGCTCCGATCTCCCCGAACTTTTCCGGGTCGCCGACGCCGCCTCCCTGGAAGGACAGCGGCTCTACATCCGCGGCACCCGGCTTCGGCTCGTCCTGGCGGTCACCGCCGCGGTCCTCGCCGCCGCCAGCCTGGAGATCGGCGACGGCTGGGACCTGCCCGCGCTGATGGTGGCCGTCGTGTTCCTCGGGACGCTGGTCCTGGAGATCTGGCTGCTGGGCCGCAGCCCCGAGCGGGACTGGTACGACGGCAGGGCGCTCGCGGAGTCCGTCAAGACGCTCTCCTGGCGATACGCCGTCGCCGCCGCCCCGTTCTCGGCGTCCCTGACCGACGAGGACGCCGAACGGCACTACGTCTCCGAGGCCGAGAAACTCATCGACGACGCCCCGGCGACATCCGTCATCGTGACCGGGCCGCTCGGTGTCACCGACGCCATGCGCGGCCTGCGGCACACCGGCCTCACCGCCCGCCGGGACCTCTATCTGAAGAACCGCATCGGCGACCAGCTCACCTGGTACTCCACCAAGGCCCGGTTCAACGCGGACCGGGCCCGCCGCTGGCGGCTGGCACTCATCCTCATCGAGGCCCTCGGGCTGATCGTCGCCGTGCTGCGGGCCTCCGGTGTGGTCGATGTCGACCTGCCCGGCATCCTCGCCGCGCTGCTGGGCGCCGGGACGGCTTGGTTGGCGGTTCGTCAGTACGACGCGCAGGCAAGGGCGTACGCCTTCGCCGCCAAGGACCTCGGCACCATCCACAACGGGCTGCGCACCATCGACTCCGAGACCGAGTGGGCCGTGCACGCGGCCGACGCCGAGGAGGCGATCAGCCGCGAGCACACCATGTGGCGGGCCTCCCGAGGCGCGTACGGCGGGTGA
- a CDS encoding NACHT domain-containing protein, with amino-acid sequence MEGILVYTFQELFRQFERTDPYIEHVLGDGDFADSLRDLDEVYEEPDFDDDEGVHRATEWLTRWVGDEAEPSRWVVVVGEYGTGKTALTRVLQRRWMSDYREGRLARLPFRVELRDFSRQFDARGLLHHFLDRNELGHLNISFVESMIANGRVMLILDGYDEMAQFLNARERRACLEALTELSGDGVRGILTSRPNYFTEAEELQVFEVLYRNLDTRSEIGAAALDKEVLQQEQQVDRMLEQFVIQRAERQLRDLSPDQTFHLVKKRLGDDPAGEKAVTGILSRVFRPESTREHSLGGKPVIVSYLLDVVEELKRDEASGSGGKLTEWQIYELIINKLMLRDWARVKNLPPSDRLEFLRYLAVRLSSESRRSIREAAFRELIEERFPGYLAKQRAADAADAADALFDDLRSSSTLTRSREPGEYAWQFSHNSLREYLALTFMVSEHQAGRSLPRQIQLTDAMLTFARSMPKDVLEGSLAQLAMGWPNRSYSKSLDRILTLLWPALLQNVPATEDKRDILARIVGPGLDISKSRLHQVDFSADARSSGLHRLNASETELSGVSFRGARIERSNFSDSIFEACNLSQAVADGASFKRALIMDCDITGLQCAEADFTDLDRDSTAVIKTSRGTQIITGEHLVGHLRAQGAITDDVNPYYVFATNPDFEVVQKICKVLADGAQHQRRGVQQRGAAERNVPLARKFLEYLFGCDYLTVKGGRSEMISATSSGRQACHQLAAEKKVDDTLGRFLEENLGSPRRATN; translated from the coding sequence ATGGAAGGAATTCTGGTCTACACCTTCCAGGAACTTTTCCGGCAGTTCGAGCGCACCGACCCGTATATCGAGCACGTCCTGGGGGACGGTGACTTCGCCGATTCCCTGCGTGATCTGGACGAGGTCTACGAGGAACCCGATTTCGACGACGACGAGGGAGTGCACCGCGCCACCGAATGGCTGACTCGCTGGGTGGGCGACGAGGCCGAACCGTCCCGCTGGGTGGTGGTCGTCGGCGAGTACGGCACGGGGAAGACCGCCCTCACCAGGGTCCTCCAGCGTCGCTGGATGAGCGACTACCGCGAAGGCCGGCTGGCCAGGCTGCCGTTCCGGGTGGAACTCAGAGACTTCAGCCGCCAGTTCGACGCCCGCGGCCTGCTCCACCACTTCCTCGACCGCAACGAACTGGGCCACCTCAACATCAGCTTCGTTGAGTCCATGATCGCCAACGGGCGCGTCATGCTCATCCTCGACGGCTACGACGAGATGGCCCAGTTCCTCAACGCGCGGGAACGCAGAGCTTGTTTGGAGGCGCTTACCGAACTCTCCGGCGACGGCGTGCGGGGTATCCTCACCAGTCGGCCCAACTACTTCACCGAGGCCGAGGAGCTCCAGGTCTTCGAGGTGCTCTACCGGAACCTCGACACCCGGTCCGAGATCGGCGCCGCCGCCCTCGACAAGGAGGTCCTGCAACAGGAGCAGCAGGTCGACCGGATGCTGGAGCAGTTCGTCATTCAGCGCGCCGAGCGGCAATTGCGCGACCTCAGTCCGGACCAGACGTTCCATCTGGTGAAGAAGCGCCTCGGGGACGATCCCGCGGGTGAGAAGGCGGTCACCGGCATCCTCAGCCGGGTCTTCCGCCCCGAGAGCACCCGCGAGCACTCCCTCGGCGGTAAACCCGTCATCGTCAGCTATCTCTTGGACGTCGTCGAGGAACTCAAGCGCGACGAGGCCAGCGGCAGCGGCGGCAAGCTCACCGAGTGGCAGATCTACGAGCTGATCATCAACAAGCTGATGCTGCGCGACTGGGCCCGGGTGAAGAACCTTCCCCCGTCGGACCGCCTCGAGTTCCTCCGGTATCTCGCGGTTCGGCTCTCCTCTGAGAGTCGCCGGTCGATCCGCGAGGCCGCATTCCGGGAACTCATCGAGGAGCGCTTCCCCGGCTATCTCGCCAAACAGCGGGCCGCCGACGCCGCCGACGCTGCCGACGCCCTCTTCGACGACCTGCGCTCCTCCTCAACGCTCACCCGCTCTCGTGAACCCGGCGAGTACGCCTGGCAGTTCTCGCACAACTCCCTGCGCGAGTACCTCGCCCTCACCTTCATGGTCAGCGAGCACCAGGCGGGCCGCTCGCTGCCCCGGCAGATCCAGCTCACCGACGCGATGCTGACCTTCGCCCGGTCGATGCCGAAGGACGTCCTGGAAGGCTCCCTCGCGCAACTCGCCATGGGCTGGCCCAACCGCAGCTACAGCAAGAGCCTGGACCGCATCCTGACGCTGCTGTGGCCCGCTCTCCTTCAGAACGTCCCCGCCACCGAAGACAAGCGGGACATTCTCGCCCGGATCGTTGGCCCCGGTTTGGACATCTCCAAGTCCCGGCTGCACCAGGTCGACTTCTCCGCCGACGCCCGGTCCTCGGGCCTGCACCGGCTGAACGCCTCCGAGACCGAACTGTCGGGGGTCTCCTTCCGAGGGGCCCGGATCGAGCGCTCCAACTTCTCCGACTCGATCTTCGAGGCGTGCAATCTGTCCCAGGCGGTGGCCGACGGAGCCTCGTTCAAGCGTGCCCTCATCATGGACTGCGACATCACGGGCCTCCAGTGCGCCGAGGCCGACTTCACCGACCTGGACCGGGACTCGACCGCCGTAATCAAGACCTCCCGAGGCACCCAGATCATCACCGGCGAGCACCTCGTCGGCCACCTGCGGGCGCAGGGCGCGATCACCGACGACGTCAACCCGTACTACGTGTTCGCCACCAACCCCGACTTCGAGGTCGTCCAGAAGATCTGCAAGGTCCTCGCCGACGGGGCGCAGCACCAGCGCCGTGGGGTCCAGCAGCGAGGCGCCGCCGAACGGAACGTGCCGCTGGCCCGCAAGTTCTTGGAGTACCTCTTCGGCTGCGACTACCTGACCGTCAAGGGCGGGCGCAGCGAGATGATCAGCGCCACCAGCAGCGGCCGGCAGGCCTGCCACCAGCTGGCCGCCGAGAAGAAGGTGGACGACACCCTGGGCCGCTTCCTGGAGGAGAACCTGGGCAGCCCGCGCAGAGCCACCAATTAG